From a single Micromonospora carbonacea genomic region:
- a CDS encoding DUF4129 domain-containing protein, with product MDLSVLRRWWPIVAVTALLAAAAVAAGHSSLGASRIPPAADNIPYVPEYPTAQPPPSIPVEPRDAGEATRAHIPEWLGTVAVALLGLAIAVALGYVGWTLLRGVARRTTRALPADRARRTAEGTAREVVAALDAGLVELDDADVDPRTAVIACWVRLEEAAEAAGVARHTGDTPTDLVTRLLRGDPDAGVPAIASADVLAEFAHVYREARYATRPVGERTRDQARAALRRLRGELTAVTAGATGVAGGPA from the coding sequence ATGGACCTCAGCGTGCTGCGCAGGTGGTGGCCGATCGTCGCGGTGACGGCCCTGCTCGCCGCCGCCGCGGTGGCCGCCGGCCACTCGTCGCTCGGCGCGAGCCGCATCCCGCCCGCCGCCGACAACATCCCGTACGTGCCGGAGTACCCGACCGCGCAGCCGCCGCCGTCGATCCCGGTGGAGCCGCGCGACGCCGGGGAGGCCACCCGCGCGCACATCCCCGAGTGGCTGGGCACCGTCGCGGTGGCGCTGCTCGGCCTGGCGATCGCCGTCGCCCTCGGCTACGTGGGCTGGACGCTGCTGCGCGGGGTGGCCCGCCGCACCACCCGGGCGCTGCCGGCGGACCGGGCGCGGCGCACCGCCGAGGGCACCGCCCGCGAGGTGGTGGCCGCGCTCGACGCCGGCCTGGTCGAGCTGGACGACGCCGACGTCGACCCGCGCACCGCCGTGATCGCCTGCTGGGTGCGGCTGGAGGAGGCCGCCGAGGCGGCCGGGGTGGCCCGGCACACCGGCGACACCCCCACCGACCTGGTGACCCGCCTGCTGCGCGGCGACCCCGACGCGGGGGTGCCGGCGATCGCCAGCGCCGACGTGCTGGCCGAGTTCGCCCACGTCTACCGGGAGGCCCGGTACGCTACCCGGCCGGTCGGCGAGCGCACCCGCGACCAGGCCCGGGCCGCGCTGCGCCGGCTGCGCGGCGAGCTGACCGCCGTGACGGCCGGCGCGACCGGCGTCGCCGGGGGCCCGGCGTGA
- a CDS encoding uracil-DNA glycosylase, with protein sequence MVARAARATDLVDLDGAVADCFACPRLVAWREEVARTRRAAFRDQTYWGRPVPGFGVADARIGILGLAPAAHGGNRTGRIFTGDRSGDVLFAALHRAGLANQPTSVAADDGLALRDTRIFAAVRCAPPDNKPTPAERDTCAPWLRREVALIRPTLRVVVALGAFAWAAWWPTLREVYGVRPPSPRPAFGHGAHWSGTAAPALLGCYHVSQQNTFTGRLTPGMLDDVFARAKQLAGVD encoded by the coding sequence GTGGTCGCCCGCGCCGCGCGGGCGACCGACCTGGTCGACCTCGACGGCGCGGTCGCCGACTGCTTCGCCTGCCCGCGCCTCGTCGCCTGGCGGGAGGAGGTCGCCCGCACGCGGCGGGCGGCCTTCCGCGACCAGACCTACTGGGGGCGGCCGGTGCCCGGCTTCGGCGTCGCCGATGCCCGGATCGGCATCCTCGGCCTGGCCCCCGCCGCGCACGGCGGCAATCGCACCGGGCGCATCTTCACCGGCGACCGCTCCGGCGACGTGCTCTTCGCCGCCCTGCACCGCGCCGGCCTGGCCAACCAGCCGACGAGCGTCGCCGCCGACGACGGCCTCGCGTTGCGCGACACCCGGATCTTCGCCGCCGTGCGCTGCGCGCCGCCGGACAACAAGCCCACCCCGGCGGAGCGGGACACCTGCGCGCCCTGGCTGCGCCGGGAGGTCGCGCTGATCCGGCCCACGCTGCGCGTCGTGGTCGCGCTGGGCGCTTTCGCCTGGGCCGCGTGGTGGCCGACGCTGCGCGAGGTGTACGGCGTGCGCCCGCCCAGCCCGCGACCGGCGTTCGGCCATGGGGCACACTGGTCCGGCACGGCCGCACCGGCGCTGCTGGGGTGTTACCACGTCAGCCAGCAGAACACGTTCACCGGGCGGCTGACACCGGGGATGCTGGACGACGTGTTCGCCCGGGCGAAGCAACTGGCCGGAGTGGACTGA